From the Sulfuriferula nivalis genome, the window ATTATTTTCACATCTATTACACGCCAGAAAAAACCACCTAAAGCACGCGCTCCACCGGCAAAGAACCAGGCATTAAACGTGTCAAGACCATATTTATTATCCAATATATTATAGATAACAATGAAACGCTGTTTAATCGCTTCCGGAATATCTGGACGCTTCATATAGAAAAACCATGATAGCGCCACGCCAGATATTGCTAACCACAATGGCAAACTGGTCAAGCTATGCAACGCCATAGCAGTTGAACCTTGATAATCAGCTTTCAACTCCTCCATTGCTGGGTGCAATGTGTTATTAATAACAATGGCCCCATGGAAATAGTCTCCAAACAACATAGGCTGAATCGCAAAATAGCCTATTAATAACGATGGAATAGCCAGCAATATTAATGGGATGGTTACAACCAAAGATGATTCATGCGGAACACCACCGTGATGCCCATGATCATCATGTCCATGTTGATGCTCATCGTGACTGTGCGTATCAAAGCGTTCTTTACCGTGGAACACCAGGAAATACATGCGGAAAGAGTAAAAAGCCGTGACAAAAACGCCTGCTACTACCGCGAAATAGGCAAAACTTGCACCAGCCAAACCATGCTCCATCGCAATGTGTGTCGCCTCGATGATACTGTCCTTGGAGTAGAACCCAGAGAAGAATGGTGTACCTATCAACGCAAGCGAGCCTATCAGGGACGTTATCCAGGTAATCGGCATATACTTGCGCAAGCCACCCATATTGCGAATATCCTGGTCATGATGCATACCCATAATGACCGAACCCGCTGCTAAGAACAGTAAAGCTTTGAAAAACGCATGCGTCATTAAATGGAACACTGCGACTGAGTACGCTGAGGCTCCTAGTGCAACAGTCATATAACCCAGCTGTGACAATGTAGAGTAGGCAACCACACGCTTAATATCATTTTGGATAATACCCAAAAAGCCCATAAATAACGCGGTAATCGCACCGATTACAATCACAAAAGACAATGCGGCCTGAGACATTTCAAACATAGGTGACATACGCGCCACCATGAAAATACCCGCTGTCACCATAGTTGCTGCATGGATCAATGCAGATATAGGTGTAGGGCCTTCCATTGAGTCAGGCAACCAAACATGCAGTGGAAACTGAGCTGACTTACCCATCGCACCAATGAATAACAGGATACAAATCACAGTAATCAACGACCAGTCCATACCAGGGATGATACTGACGTGTGTCGAAGCCATCGCAGGCAATTGAGCGAATACAGATGCGTAGTCCAGCGTACCAAAGTACGCTAGCACCATGCCAATACCAAGCAAGAACCCGAAGTCACCTACACGGTTTACTAGGAATGCTTTTAAGTTCGCATAGATTGCTGTTGGACGAGTGAACCAAAAACCAATAAGCAAATATGACACTAAACCAACCGCTTCCCAACCAAAAAACAGTTGCAGGAAGTTGTTAGACATTACTAACATCAACATTGAGAATGTGAACAATGAAATATAGCTGAAGAAACGCTGGTAGCCTGGATCTTCTTTCATATAACCGATAGTGTAAATATGCACCATCAATGATACAAACGTCACTACTAACATCATCATTGCAGTCAGACTATCAATTAGGAAACCGACTTCCAGGCGTAGATCACCAGTAGTGATCCAAGTGTATACCGTCCCATTAAATACATGTCCTGCCTGCACATCCTGGAAAATCACCCAAGAAGCCCAACATGACACAGCGACACCTGCAATAGTGACGATATGCGATAGCGTGCGGCCTATAGCCCAGCCAAACAATCCTGCTACTATCGCACCAAACAATGGTGCAAGCGGGACTAAAAGATAAAGTTTTTGAATTTCCGTCATGGTTGATTCCTGTCAGATGCCTAACGCATCATTAGCCTTTAAGTTGATCCAAATCGTCCACGTGTATGGTACGCAAGTTACGGAACAGCACTACCAGTATCGCCAGTCCAATTGCCGACTCTGCTGCTGCCACGGTCAAAATAAAGAACACAAATATTTGCCCTGCTGTATCCCCCATAAAATGGGCAAAAGCGATGAAATTCATATTCACTGCCAATAGCATTAACTCTATCGACATCAATAAAATAATGACATTCTTACGATTGAGAAATATACCCAGCACACTGATGGCAAACAGAATGCCAGCCAATATCAAATAGTATGATAACGAAACCATGTCACGCGCTCCTTAAGACTTAGTAGAAGATGGCTGTTCAGCGGCCATACTTACGAGACGCACACGATCGGCACGCTTAATTCTGACTTGTTGCGCAGGATCTTGATATTTACTGGTTTTACGTTTACGCATAGTTAATGCAATCGCAGCAACAATGGCGACCAGCAATACTACAGCAGCCAATTCAAATGGATAGACATAGTCAGTGTAAAGCAAACGACCCAACTCTTTGGTATTGCTATAATTGGCTGCGTGTTGAGCAGGTGCAGGAACTATATCCAGACCAAAACTACGACTACCTAATACCACTGCCATCTCTATCACCAGCATTACTGAGACAAAAGCCGCTAATGGTAAATAATCCCAAAAACCTTCACGCAATCTGTCCAGATTAATATCCAGCATCATCACCACAAACAGGAACAGAACCATAACCGCGCCTACATATACCAATACCAAGGTAATAGCCAAAAACTCGGCTTCAAGCATCAGCCACAACCCTGCTGCTGTAAAAAAAGCTAACACCAGAAACAATGCCGCATGTACTGGATTACGTGTAGTAATTACGCGAAATCCCGCAAACAACAAAATTGCTGCAAAGCCAAAAAATACGATAGTTTCAAAATTCATTGTCTATACACCTTATCGATATTTAGCATCGGCAGCACGAGCCGCTGCAATTTGATCTTCGTGCTTGTCACCAACAGCCAACAACATTTCCTTGTTGTAATACAGGTCACCACGTTTTTCACCGTGATATTCCAATATGTGCGTCTCGACTATGGAATCCACAGGGCATGACTCTTCGCAAAATCCGCAGAAAATGCATTTGGTCAGATCTATATCATATTTCGTGGTACGACGAGTCCCATCATCACGCTGTTCTGATTCTATGGTGATGGCCATAGCTGGACATACTGCCTCACACAATTTACAAGCGATACAACGCTCTTCGCCATTAGGATAACGACGCAACGCATGTAAACCACGGAAACGCACTGACTGAGGTGTTTTCTCTTCAGGAAATTGCACTGTGATTTTGCGTGCAAAAAAATGCCGCCCAGTCAGGCGCATACCTTGCAGCAATTCCAACAACAGCAAGCTGGTAAAAAAATGTTTTATCGCTTTCATCAAATCACTCCATTATTCCACGCTTAGTGGAATAAATATCCGTAAGGGGTTTGCATCATTGCGCCGACAAACAGCAACCAGACCAAGGTAATAGGGATGAACACTTTCCAACCCAAACGCATAATTTGATCATAACGATAGCGAGGAAACGTGGCGCGGAACCATAAGAATAAGAATAAAACAAAACCTATTTTGAACATCAACCATACAAAACCTGGTATCCAGGTAAATGGCGCGATATCAAATAAAGGCTGCCACCCACCCAAGAACATGATCGAAGTCAATGCCGCAATCAAAATCATGTTGGCATATTCAGCCAGGAAGAAAACAGCAAATGCCATCCCTGAGTATTCAACATGGAAACCAGCGACAATCTCAGACTCACCTTCAGCCACGTCGAATGGTGCACGGTTGGTTTCAGCCACACCCGCGATCAAATAAACGATAAACATAGGGAACAACGGTAACCAATACCAGCTAAAAACTCCGCCCGTTTGGCCTTTCACAATGTCGACCAAATTCAGACTTTGCGCTGCCATTAACACCCCTACCAAAGCGAAACCCATGGCTATCTCGTAAGACACAATTTGAGCTGCTGAACGCAAGCTTCCAAGAAATGCGTACTTGGAGTTGGATGCCCAACCCGCAATAATCACGCCATACACACCAACAGAGGTCATCGCCAGGATATACAACAAACCTGCGTCAACATTCGCCAACACCATTTCTGGTGAAAAAGGAATAACGGCCCAAGCTGCCAGCGCAGGTGCTATGGTCAATACAGGCGCAAGCACAAACAAAAACTTATTCGCGCCACTCGGTATGATGATCTCTTTCATCAATAGCTTGATACCATCGGCTATCGGTTGTAATAAACCCTTAAAACCTACGCGATTTGGACCTATACGTACCTGCATGTAACCTATGACTTTGCGTTCAGCATAGGTCAAATAAGCTACAGCTATCATCAACGGACCAACAATGGCAATGATTTTGGCCAGATTCCACACCAGTGGCCAAGCAGCACCAAACAAATTTTCTAAAAAGGCCATGTTATGCGCGCTCCAACTTGATTTCACCCATCATTGCACCCAAGCCAGCTGTCAGGGGATGACTAGCAACCAGTCGAACACATTCATCGGCTACCGCGTTATCGAGCTCGCTGCGCAGGGTTAAACGTACACCTGCTTGCTCGACAACAACGAGTCCACCCGAAACCACATTCAGCTTCTGCATCAGCGCTGCATTCATACCAACACCGACAAATTCGCTATCTTGTGTTTTCTGCAAAGATTCAGCACGACGAACTATGGCATCGGCTTGATACATAGGGACTGTTCCAACACGATATACACCTTTGGCTATAGTTACATCACCAACATCAAGTGTAGATAACCCATTGCTCAATGCGGTCTTCGGCAAGTCTCCTTGTGGTAGGAAAGCTCCACGCACTTCTTCTACACTGTCCAAATCGAATCCATTCAGACCCATCATCG encodes:
- the nuoL gene encoding NADH-quinone oxidoreductase subunit L, with amino-acid sequence MTEIQKLYLLVPLAPLFGAIVAGLFGWAIGRTLSHIVTIAGVAVSCWASWVIFQDVQAGHVFNGTVYTWITTGDLRLEVGFLIDSLTAMMMLVVTFVSLMVHIYTIGYMKEDPGYQRFFSYISLFTFSMLMLVMSNNFLQLFFGWEAVGLVSYLLIGFWFTRPTAIYANLKAFLVNRVGDFGFLLGIGMVLAYFGTLDYASVFAQLPAMASTHVSIIPGMDWSLITVICILLFIGAMGKSAQFPLHVWLPDSMEGPTPISALIHAATMVTAGIFMVARMSPMFEMSQAALSFVIVIGAITALFMGFLGIIQNDIKRVVAYSTLSQLGYMTVALGASAYSVAVFHLMTHAFFKALLFLAAGSVIMGMHHDQDIRNMGGLRKYMPITWITSLIGSLALIGTPFFSGFYSKDSIIEATHIAMEHGLAGASFAYFAVVAGVFVTAFYSFRMYFLVFHGKERFDTHSHDEHQHGHDDHGHHGGVPHESSLVVTIPLILLAIPSLLIGYFAIQPMLFGDYFHGAIVINNTLHPAMEELKADYQGSTAMALHSLTSLPLWLAISGVALSWFFYMKRPDIPEAIKQRFIVIYNILDNKYGLDTFNAWFFAGGARALGGFFWRVIDVKIIDGFFVNGAAHLVGWFSTITRKWQSGYIYHYAFAMIIGVFALVTWFVRVA
- the nuoK gene encoding NADH-quinone oxidoreductase subunit NuoK — its product is MVSLSYYLILAGILFAISVLGIFLNRKNVIILLMSIELMLLAVNMNFIAFAHFMGDTAGQIFVFFILTVAAAESAIGLAILVVLFRNLRTIHVDDLDQLKG
- a CDS encoding NADH-quinone oxidoreductase subunit J produces the protein MNFETIVFFGFAAILLFAGFRVITTRNPVHAALFLVLAFFTAAGLWLMLEAEFLAITLVLVYVGAVMVLFLFVVMMLDINLDRLREGFWDYLPLAAFVSVMLVIEMAVVLGSRSFGLDIVPAPAQHAANYSNTKELGRLLYTDYVYPFELAAVVLLVAIVAAIALTMRKRKTSKYQDPAQQVRIKRADRVRLVSMAAEQPSSTKS
- the nuoI gene encoding NADH-quinone oxidoreductase subunit NuoI: MKAIKHFFTSLLLLELLQGMRLTGRHFFARKITVQFPEEKTPQSVRFRGLHALRRYPNGEERCIACKLCEAVCPAMAITIESEQRDDGTRRTTKYDIDLTKCIFCGFCEESCPVDSIVETHILEYHGEKRGDLYYNKEMLLAVGDKHEDQIAAARAADAKYR
- the nuoH gene encoding NADH-quinone oxidoreductase subunit NuoH produces the protein MAFLENLFGAAWPLVWNLAKIIAIVGPLMIAVAYLTYAERKVIGYMQVRIGPNRVGFKGLLQPIADGIKLLMKEIIIPSGANKFLFVLAPVLTIAPALAAWAVIPFSPEMVLANVDAGLLYILAMTSVGVYGVIIAGWASNSKYAFLGSLRSAAQIVSYEIAMGFALVGVLMAAQSLNLVDIVKGQTGGVFSWYWLPLFPMFIVYLIAGVAETNRAPFDVAEGESEIVAGFHVEYSGMAFAVFFLAEYANMILIAALTSIMFLGGWQPLFDIAPFTWIPGFVWLMFKIGFVLFLFLWFRATFPRYRYDQIMRLGWKVFIPITLVWLLFVGAMMQTPYGYLFH